A single region of the Sus scrofa isolate TJ Tabasco breed Duroc chromosome 17, Sscrofa11.1, whole genome shotgun sequence genome encodes:
- the ANKRD60 gene encoding ankyrin repeat domain-containing protein 60 has protein sequence MCRVTNCHSDMTVRELKEELDLRLGIPFNLQRLQYLDQGILMDEATLKFYDVVPGGIISLRIWHYDGWTELVLAAVEGDSSKLSFLGVTEDSFYRTANSQHFQDTQWRKWVAQRAFVALYIASHRGNLEAVQYLLEHGANCLGRSPVGRTPLHVAAAMGRLDCINLLLNYGASINDKDAQGETPMTLARRMNRGQSERRMFLFYWLVKLGMKGPADPADPAVNKAFQRVKSRFDSTKKKKT, from the exons ATGTGCCGAGTGACCAACTGCCACAGCGACATGACCGTGCGGGAGCTCAAGGAGGAGCTGGACCTGAGGCTTGGCATCCCCTTCAACCTCCAGCGGCTCCAGTACCTGGACCAAG GAATTTTGATGGATGAGGCTACCCTGAAGTTCTACGATGTTGTTCCTGGTGGAATTATTTCATTACGTATCTGGCATTATGATGGATGGACGGAGCTGGTTTTGGCGGCCGTGGAAGGAGATTCCAGCAAG CTGTCTTTCCTTGGGGTCACGGAGGACTCCTTCTACCGCACCGCAAACTCGCAGCATTTCCAGGACACGCAGTGGAGGAAGTGGGTCGCCCAGAGGGCGTTCGTGGCGTTGTATATTGCCTCACACAGAGGAAACTTGGAGGCTGTGCAGTACCTTCTAGAGCATG GTGCCAACTGCCTGGGCAGATCCCCCGTGGGCAGGACGCCCCTGCACGTGGCTGCAGCCATGGGCCGGCTGGACTGTATAAACCTCTTGCTCAACTATGGGGCCTCCATCAACGACAAGGATGCCCAGGGGGAGACGCCCATGACCCTCGCCCGCCGCATGAACCGCGGCCAGAGCGAGCGGCGCATGTTCCTCTTCTACTGGCTGGTGAAGCTGGGGATGAAGGGCCCGGCGGACCCGGCAGACCCTGCGGTGAACAAGGCTTTTCAGAGAGTCAAGTCCAGGTTTGACTCcacgaagaagaagaagacgtaG